The following coding sequences are from one Haploplasma axanthum window:
- a CDS encoding V-type ATP synthase subunit E family protein, with product MDHFNEESLYKYFEKTIKSESVEIIQEIEKELVVMREKALKNVSDELEKSKEINLEAKKKLLYQKHQKNLSDLKHKYDLELMRIRNGLVNELINELKKKLIEYTKTDEYVSKMSDIIEKYRSDIDYIEISKTDSLNKKIKDIKIQTNDEIIGGVNIVLKKSSFQIDTTFNSKIEDAKKWFHQNSKLFVVEK from the coding sequence ATGGATCATTTTAACGAAGAGAGTTTATATAAATACTTTGAAAAAACAATTAAAAGTGAATCAGTAGAAATTATTCAAGAGATTGAAAAAGAGTTAGTCGTAATGCGTGAAAAAGCATTAAAAAATGTTAGTGATGAACTCGAAAAATCAAAAGAAATTAATCTTGAAGCTAAGAAAAAATTATTATATCAAAAGCACCAAAAAAATTTAAGTGATTTAAAACATAAATATGATTTGGAACTAATGAGAATTAGAAATGGCTTAGTTAATGAATTAATCAACGAATTGAAAAAGAAGTTAATTGAATATACAAAAACTGATGAATATGTTTCAAAGATGAGTGACATTATTGAAAAATATCGTAGTGATATTGACTATATTGAAATCTCAAAAACAGATAGTTTAAATAAAAAAATTAAAGATATAAAAATACAAACAAATGATGAAATCATTGGTGGCGTTAATATTGTCTTGAAAAAAAGTTCTTTCCAAATAGATACTACTTTTAATTCAAAGATTGAAGACGCTAAAAAATGGTTCCATCAAAATTCTAAATTGTTTGTAGTAGAAAAGTAG
- a CDS encoding V-type ATP synthase subunit F, giving the protein MKFFLLSDNVDTLAGMRLVGIEGIVIHKRQEVLDELQKVMSDETVSIVLMTTKLVELCPEVISELKLRQTKPLIVEIPDRHGSSDIGESIDRYVSQAIGFKI; this is encoded by the coding sequence ATGAAGTTTTTCTTATTAAGTGATAACGTTGATACCCTTGCAGGTATGAGATTAGTAGGTATCGAAGGTATAGTTATTCATAAAAGACAAGAAGTTTTAGATGAATTACAAAAAGTAATGAGTGATGAAACTGTTTCGATTGTTTTAATGACGACTAAGCTTGTGGAATTATGTCCAGAAGTTATCTCAGAATTAAAGCTTCGTCAAACAAAACCACTTATTGTTGAAATACCCGATCGACATGGTTCATCAGACATTGGTGAATCAATTGACCGATATGTTAGTCAAGCAATCGGTTTTAAGATATGA